Proteins found in one Pelmatolapia mariae isolate MD_Pm_ZW linkage group LG7, Pm_UMD_F_2, whole genome shotgun sequence genomic segment:
- the rxfp3 gene encoding relaxin-3 receptor 1 produces MSGEFSDTAYEGSAGIVYAASFNLSYVFNTTNSSYEDYLHLSDSEKADSVGDGAAVVRIIISVIYSLVCALGLVGNLLVLYLMKSKHVWKKSSINLFVTSLAVTDFQFVLTLPFWAVENALDFTWLFGKAMCKIVSYVTAMNMYASVFFLTAMSVARYWSLASALKGRRRRAHCCSARSITVIIWVSAVSAALPHAVFSTTVTVSNEDLCLVKFPETNGSAQFWLALYHSQKVLLGFVVPLGIISACYLLLLRFITSKNINTSSAKRRAKVTKSVTIVVLSFFLCWLPNQALTAWGILVKLNVVHFSYEYYSMQVYVFPVSVCLAHSNSCLNPILYCLMRREFRKALKKLFWRMTSPTLTTLRPITATTKPEADEQGQVLVPVCAPEEPAVVFYPPGEVIYNDRRDLPQNSA; encoded by the coding sequence atgtctggaGAATTTAGCGACACTGCTTATGAAGGCTCGGCAGGGATTGTCTATGCTGCTTCCTTTAACTTGAGCTATGTTTTCAACACGACCAACAGCTCGTACGAGGACTACCTCCACCTGTCAGACTCTGAGAAAGCTGACTCTGTGGGAGATGGAGCCGCTGTTGTAAGGATTATCATCTCGGTCATTTACTCTCTGGTTTGCGCGCTGGGTCTGGTTGGAAACCTGCTGGTCTTGTACTTAATGAAGTCTAAACATGTGTGGAAAAAATCTTCCATCAACCTTTTCGTAACTAGTTTGGCGGTGACTGACTTCCAGTTCGTCCTGACTCTGCCCTTCTGGGCTGTAGAAAACGCTTTGGACTTCACTTGGCTTTTCGGCAAAGCGATGTGCAAAATAGTGTCCTATGTGACGGCAATGAACATGTACGCCAGCGTTTTTTTCCTGACCGCCATGAGCGTGGCGAGGTACTGGTCACTCGCGTCTGCCCTGAAAGGCAGGCGGAGGCGGGCTCACTGCTGTTCCGCGCGGTCCATCACCGTTATCATCTGGGTTTCCGCCGTCTCCGCCGCTCTGCCGCACGCGGTTTTCTCCACGACGGTGACAGTTTCCAACGAGGACCTGTGCCTCGTTAAATTCCCGGAAACCAACGGATCGGCGCAGTTTTGGCTCGCGCTCTATCACTCTCAAAAAGTGTTGCTCGGCTTCGTGGTGCCTCTGGGCATCATCTCAGCCTGCTACCTGCTCCTTTTGCGCTTCATCACCTCCAAAAACATCAACACCTCGAGCGCCAAGCGACGAGCCAAAGTCACAAAGTCCGTCACCATAGTGGTCTTGTCCTTCTTTCTTTGCTGGCTGCCCAACCAGGCTCTCACAGCCTGGGGCATCCTCGTGAAACTTAACGTGGTTCACTTCAGTTACGAGTACTACAGCATGCAAGTGTACGTGTTCCCCGTGTCCGTGTGCCTTGCGCACTCCAACAGCTGCCTGAATCCCATCCTGTACTGTCTTATGAGGCGGGAGTTCAGAAAAGCGCTGAAAAAACTCTTCTGGCGGATGACATCGCCGACTCTGACCACCTTAAGACCGATCACAGCCACCACAAAGCCGGAGGCTGACGAGCAAGGGCAGGTCCTGGTCCCCGTGTGCGCACCCGAGGAGCCCGCAGTGGTGTTTTATCCTCCCGGGGAAGTGATTTACAATGACAGGCGAGACCTACCCCAGAACAGCGCTTAA